In Paenibacillus sp. FSL R7-0345, a single window of DNA contains:
- the fliP gene encoding flagellar type III secretion system pore protein FliP (The bacterial flagellar biogenesis protein FliP forms a type III secretion system (T3SS)-type pore required for flagellar assembly.) has translation MNKKLILSFLLLAMFSMLLMHPIHADPIPNINIQVGDSDGTTGGGTSSISILLLVTVLSVAPAFLVLMTSFTRIVIVLGFVRTSLGTQQMPPNQVLVGLALFLTLFIMSPTLSQVNEQALQPYMNGTLTQSEALSKATDPMKEFMFKQTNTKDLLLFMNYTGGNATVKPATYSDIPLTVMVPAFAIGEMKKAFMMGFMIFIPFLIIDIVVSSTLMAMGMMMLPPVMISLPFKIMLFVLVDGWYLVVKSLLLSFNT, from the coding sequence ATGAACAAAAAGCTGATTCTTTCTTTTCTTTTGCTCGCTATGTTCAGTATGCTGCTTATGCATCCGATTCACGCAGATCCTATTCCGAATATCAATATTCAGGTCGGAGACAGTGACGGCACAACCGGCGGGGGAACCAGCTCCATCTCGATTCTGCTCCTTGTGACCGTTTTGAGTGTAGCTCCGGCTTTTTTAGTCCTTATGACCAGCTTTACGCGGATCGTTATCGTACTGGGTTTTGTCAGAACCTCGCTCGGTACGCAGCAAATGCCTCCTAACCAGGTGCTGGTGGGACTTGCTTTATTTCTTACGCTGTTCATTATGTCGCCAACGCTTTCTCAGGTGAACGAACAGGCATTGCAGCCGTACATGAACGGGACCCTTACCCAGTCCGAGGCGCTATCCAAGGCAACTGACCCGATGAAGGAGTTTATGTTCAAGCAGACTAATACTAAAGACCTGCTGCTGTTTATGAATTACACCGGCGGTAATGCTACGGTTAAGCCTGCTACTTACAGTGATATTCCATTAACCGTGATGGTGCCTGCTTTTGCCATAGGTGAGATGAAAAAGGCTTTTATGATGGGTTTTATGATCTTTATCCCTTTTTTAATCATTGATATTGTGGTTTCAAGTACGCTTATGGCTATGGGGATGATGATGCTTCCTCCGGTTATGATCTCATTACCTTTCAAAATAATGCTTTTTGTACTGGTGGACGGCTGGTACCTGGTTGTTAAATCACTGCTGTTAAGTTTTAACACCTGA
- the flhB gene encoding flagellar biosynthesis protein FlhB produces MPSTKRYKLDLQLFGGDKTEKATPKKRQDARKKGQIAKSPEVSGAVVLLSALLSLSVFGGYMKERFVTLFLDVLQNRMEMEVTAENVIKMFNEYGLQILLLLAPLLGITFVLALIANYAQVGFMASGEGLTPKFSKINPIKGFKNIFSMRSFVEFLKSIFKLVVIAYLVYSTLWGEKESFASLSHVDAEGAFHFAAKLTMSLGIKIGAVLFVMAAFDYMYQRYEHEKSLKMSKQDIKDEYKKMEGDPLIKGKIRERQRRMAMQRMMQEVPKADVIITNPTHFAVALKYDGSKMEAPEIVAKGQDYVALRIRELAKEHGVMTIENKPLARALFQRAEIGDVVPQDLFQAVAEVLAYVYKLKGKRK; encoded by the coding sequence ATGCCAAGCACCAAGCGCTATAAACTGGATCTTCAGCTTTTTGGGGGAGACAAGACAGAGAAAGCAACCCCTAAAAAACGGCAGGATGCCCGTAAAAAAGGCCAGATTGCCAAAAGCCCTGAAGTATCCGGTGCGGTTGTGCTTTTATCGGCACTGCTCAGCCTGAGTGTATTTGGCGGTTATATGAAAGAACGCTTTGTGACACTATTCCTGGATGTGCTTCAGAACCGGATGGAGATGGAGGTAACAGCAGAAAATGTAATTAAGATGTTCAACGAGTACGGGCTGCAGATTCTGCTTCTGCTTGCTCCGCTGCTCGGCATTACATTTGTGCTTGCACTGATTGCAAACTATGCCCAGGTTGGCTTTATGGCTTCAGGTGAAGGATTAACTCCAAAGTTTAGTAAAATCAACCCGATCAAAGGCTTCAAAAATATTTTCTCTATGCGTTCCTTTGTAGAGTTCCTTAAATCGATTTTCAAGCTGGTGGTTATCGCCTATCTGGTGTATAGCACACTTTGGGGTGAAAAAGAGAGCTTTGCCTCCCTGTCACATGTCGATGCGGAAGGGGCTTTTCATTTTGCCGCAAAACTAACTATGAGTCTGGGCATCAAGATTGGAGCCGTACTCTTCGTTATGGCTGCATTCGATTATATGTACCAGAGGTATGAACATGAAAAAAGTCTGAAGATGTCCAAACAGGATATCAAGGATGAATACAAAAAAATGGAAGGCGACCCCCTTATTAAAGGTAAGATACGGGAACGCCAGCGCCGGATGGCAATGCAGCGGATGATGCAGGAAGTTCCAAAAGCGGATGTAATTATTACGAACCCTACACATTTTGCAGTTGCCCTTAAATATGACGGCTCCAAAATGGAAGCGCCGGAGATTGTTGCCAAAGGCCAGGATTATGTGGCGCTCCGCATCAGGGAGCTGGCTAAAGAGCACGGCGTTATGACTATTGAGAATAAGCCGCTGGCACGGGCGTTATTCCAAAGAGCAGAAATCGGGGATGTCGTTCCCCAGGATCTGTTCCAGGCAGTTGCCGAAGTGCTGGCCTATGTATATAAGCTTAAAGGCAAGAGGAAATAA
- a CDS encoding response regulator, with product MANRILIVDDAAFMRMMIRDILSKNGFEVVGEAQDGSQAIEKFKELRPDLITMDITMPEMDGIAALKEIKKVDANAKVIMCSAMGQQAMVIDAIQAGAKDFIVKPFQADRVIEAINKTLGV from the coding sequence ATGGCTAACCGAATTCTAATTGTGGACGATGCAGCATTTATGAGAATGATGATCCGTGACATTTTGTCGAAAAACGGATTTGAGGTAGTAGGAGAAGCACAGGACGGTTCGCAGGCAATTGAGAAATTTAAAGAGCTGCGCCCTGACCTGATCACAATGGATATTACAATGCCTGAAATGGACGGTATTGCCGCCCTTAAAGAAATCAAAAAGGTGGACGCCAACGCCAAGGTCATCATGTGCTCAGCCATGGGTCAGCAGGCTATGGTTATTGATGCTATTCAAGCTGGAGCCAAGGATTTTATTGTAAAGCCTTTCCAGGCAGACCGTGTTATCGAAGCTATCAACAAAACACTGGGCGTATAG
- the fliQ gene encoding flagellar biosynthesis protein FliQ → MNAEFIIGLAGQAVYLVLETSAPMLVLGLVVGLIVSIFQATTQIQEQTLAFVPKIVAVLLALLLFGPWIITKLVDFTSQILGNLYMYIG, encoded by the coding sequence GTGAATGCGGAGTTTATCATCGGTCTAGCCGGCCAGGCCGTATATTTGGTACTGGAAACCAGTGCCCCCATGCTGGTTCTTGGTCTGGTGGTGGGACTGATTGTCAGTATCTTTCAGGCAACGACACAAATTCAGGAGCAGACATTAGCTTTTGTTCCAAAAATAGTCGCCGTACTGCTTGCGTTGCTGCTGTTTGGACCTTGGATCATCACCAAGCTTGTAGATTTTACATCACAAATTTTGGGCAATCTCTATATGTATATCGGTTGA
- the fliR gene encoding flagellar biosynthetic protein FliR has protein sequence METLLQSFPVFLLIFCRITSFFVVVPIFSSQSIPMQIKIGLSFFVAMVVFSAEGTGMSVAMDVSYILMVLREVLIGLMLGFIAYLMFMTIQTAGSFIDIQIGFAIANVIDPFTGASAPIIGNFKYMIALMLLLIMNGHHYLLNAIVYSYNWVPLDNEIFVKMMDGSLSDFLIRTFAQSFVIAFQMSAPLVTALFLTDVGLAFLARTAPQYNVFVIGVPLKIIVGLTLLALLMPGMAVLFQNLFEIMFESMQNLLNLLGKSP, from the coding sequence ATGGAGACGCTGCTGCAAAGTTTTCCTGTCTTTTTGCTGATTTTTTGTCGAATTACCTCCTTTTTTGTTGTTGTCCCAATCTTTTCTTCGCAAAGCATACCTATGCAAATCAAGATCGGGTTATCCTTTTTTGTGGCAATGGTTGTTTTCAGTGCTGAGGGAACGGGAATGTCAGTTGCCATGGATGTCAGCTACATACTAATGGTCCTCAGAGAAGTGCTGATTGGCCTGATGCTGGGCTTTATCGCCTACTTGATGTTCATGACTATCCAGACAGCCGGCTCCTTTATTGATATCCAGATCGGATTCGCGATTGCGAATGTAATTGACCCTTTTACCGGAGCATCTGCACCTATTATCGGTAATTTCAAATACATGATCGCCCTGATGCTGCTGCTAATAATGAACGGGCATCATTATCTGCTGAATGCAATCGTATACAGCTATAACTGGGTACCGCTGGATAATGAGATTTTTGTCAAAATGATGGATGGGAGCCTGTCGGATTTTCTGATCCGCACGTTTGCCCAGTCGTTTGTCATTGCTTTTCAAATGTCGGCACCGCTGGTAACCGCTTTGTTCCTTACGGATGTAGGGCTGGCTTTTCTGGCGCGGACGGCCCCTCAATATAATGTATTCGTCATCGGGGTTCCGCTCAAAATTATTGTCGGTCTTACCCTGCTTGCCCTGCTGATGCCGGGTATGGCTGTATTGTTCCAGAATCTGTTCGAAATTATGTTTGAATCCATGCAAAATCTTCTAAATCTTCTGGGCAAGAGTCCTTAG
- a CDS encoding flagellar biosynthetic protein FliO, with protein sequence MLANSGTLGDSNPLLSLLKVIFVLVIIVVLIVLLIRFLGRRNQTLMSGQSFRTLGAIGLGPNKSVQIIEIGGSLYLIGVGENISILDKITDPAEVALIISRFEDQAAGQNNFLEPLISKIKSRVRGEVPSQEIELNETSSFYETLQSKLAQSPERKEKLEELLRDDSLKDESRDL encoded by the coding sequence ATGTTAGCCAATTCCGGAACGCTCGGAGACAGCAATCCCCTGCTGAGTTTACTGAAGGTTATTTTTGTGCTTGTTATAATTGTTGTTCTTATAGTGCTGCTGATCCGGTTTCTCGGTCGCCGCAACCAGACTTTAATGAGCGGGCAATCCTTCCGGACGCTTGGAGCGATCGGCCTGGGGCCTAACAAGTCGGTGCAGATTATTGAAATTGGCGGCAGCCTCTACTTGATCGGGGTCGGTGAGAATATATCCATCCTGGATAAAATCACTGATCCCGCTGAAGTAGCGCTAATCATCTCCAGATTTGAGGATCAGGCGGCAGGGCAGAACAATTTTCTGGAGCCGCTTATCTCCAAAATCAAATCCAGGGTGCGCGGAGAGGTACCTTCTCAGGAAATCGAACTTAATGAAACATCCTCTTTTTATGAGACCTTGCAATCCAAGCTTGCGCAGTCGCCTGAGCGTAAAGAGAAACTGGAAGAGCTTCTCCGGGATGATAGTCTTAAGGATGAGTCGAGGGATTTATGA
- the flhA gene encoding flagellar biosynthesis protein FlhA, with amino-acid sequence MKAKDLTVLLGVIGIVLMMILPIPEWLLDVLLIVNISIALTIILVAMNTRDPLQFSIFPSLLLITTLFRLALNISTTKLILSEGHAGEVVATFGSWIARGQIAIGFIVFLILVVVQFIVITKGSERVAEVGARFTLDAMPGKQMSIDADLNAGMINEQQARERRRNVEREADFFGAMDGASKFVKGDAIASIIILFINLIGGFVIGMTVHGDSFQDALSTYSVLTIGDGLVSQIPALLISTASGLIVTRAASEGNLAEDLTGQLLSYPKLLYIVAVTIAFLGFFTPITVMSTLPLAGLMAYAAYSMGQKANKQQIAEEQLVEEKQIEEVRSPESVINLLTVDPIEFEFGYGLIPLADTGQGGDLLDRIIMIRRQCALEMGLVVPVIRIRDNIQLKPNEYVIKIKGNTVGGGELLLNHYLAMSPGYDDESINGIETVEPSFGLPALWIDDTVKERAELSGYTVVDPPSVVATHLTELIKRHGHELLGRQETKQLVDNLRENYPVLVDELIPSVLAIGDIQKVLGKLLREKISIRDLVTIFETLADYGTYTKDPDILTEYVRQSLSRQITQQFSQTGETLRVITVGPNLEKKISESVQQTEQGSYLALDPVSTQTVYQRLTEQINRLLQSGQQPIVLTSPTIRMYLRQVIERTMQDIPVLSYSELEPNIEIQSVGVVNL; translated from the coding sequence TTGAAAGCTAAAGATCTAACAGTTCTGCTGGGCGTAATCGGCATAGTGCTTATGATGATTCTGCCCATCCCGGAATGGCTTCTGGATGTATTGCTGATTGTCAATATATCGATTGCACTAACTATTATTCTGGTAGCAATGAATACAAGGGACCCGCTGCAATTTTCCATCTTCCCTTCCTTGCTCCTAATTACTACCCTGTTCCGGCTCGCTCTGAATATCTCAACCACCAAGCTGATTCTTTCTGAAGGCCATGCGGGTGAGGTTGTAGCCACATTCGGCAGCTGGATTGCCAGGGGACAGATCGCAATCGGATTTATCGTGTTCCTGATTCTGGTTGTTGTACAGTTTATCGTCATTACCAAAGGTTCTGAACGAGTTGCTGAGGTAGGCGCCCGGTTTACACTCGATGCAATGCCCGGAAAACAGATGAGTATTGATGCCGACTTGAACGCCGGGATGATTAATGAGCAACAGGCACGGGAACGGCGGCGCAATGTTGAGCGTGAAGCTGACTTCTTCGGCGCTATGGATGGTGCGAGTAAGTTCGTCAAGGGTGACGCGATTGCCAGTATCATCATCCTCTTTATCAACCTGATCGGCGGCTTTGTCATCGGGATGACAGTTCACGGAGATTCATTTCAGGACGCTCTTTCAACCTATTCCGTTCTGACGATAGGGGATGGTCTGGTCAGCCAGATTCCTGCTCTGCTTATTTCGACGGCATCCGGTCTGATTGTTACACGGGCAGCATCGGAAGGCAACCTGGCGGAAGATTTGACAGGCCAGCTCCTTTCCTACCCCAAGCTCCTGTATATCGTTGCAGTAACAATTGCTTTCCTCGGTTTTTTCACACCTATTACCGTAATGTCTACATTACCGCTGGCAGGACTTATGGCATATGCCGCTTACAGTATGGGGCAAAAGGCCAATAAGCAGCAGATTGCCGAAGAACAGCTCGTTGAAGAGAAACAGATTGAAGAAGTGCGCAGTCCGGAAAGTGTAATCAACCTGCTGACGGTCGATCCGATTGAATTTGAGTTCGGCTACGGGCTGATTCCGCTGGCTGATACCGGACAGGGCGGGGATTTGCTTGACCGGATCATCATGATCAGGCGGCAATGCGCACTGGAGATGGGTCTTGTCGTTCCGGTAATCCGGATCCGTGACAATATTCAACTAAAACCGAATGAATATGTCATTAAAATTAAAGGAAATACCGTCGGCGGCGGTGAATTATTACTTAATCACTATCTTGCCATGAGTCCCGGGTATGATGATGAGTCGATTAATGGTATAGAAACTGTCGAACCGTCGTTCGGACTTCCCGCATTATGGATTGACGATACGGTTAAAGAGCGGGCAGAATTGTCGGGCTACACCGTCGTAGATCCGCCTTCTGTTGTAGCGACACACCTGACAGAGCTGATCAAACGCCACGGGCATGAGCTGCTCGGACGCCAGGAAACCAAACAGCTGGTGGACAATCTGCGCGAAAATTATCCTGTGCTGGTTGATGAACTTATACCTTCAGTACTGGCTATCGGTGACATTCAGAAGGTGCTGGGCAAGCTTCTCCGCGAGAAAATTTCGATTCGTGATCTGGTTACAATATTTGAAACATTGGCTGACTACGGAACTTATACCAAAGATCCGGATATTCTCACGGAATACGTGCGGCAGTCGCTTTCCAGACAGATTACCCAGCAGTTCTCCCAGACCGGAGAAACCTTACGGGTTATTACAGTCGGGCCTAATCTCGAAAAGAAAATTTCGGAAAGCGTCCAGCAGACCGAGCAGGGCAGCTATCTGGCGCTGGATCCGGTGTCCACACAAACCGTTTATCAAAGGCTTACTGAACAGATTAACCGTCTCCTCCAATCCGGCCAGCAGCCGATTGTTCTTACATCCCCAACCATCCGGATGTATTTACGCCAGGTAATTGAGCGGACGATGCAGGACATTCCAGTGTTATCCTACAGCGAACTGGAGCCTAATATTGAAATTCAAAGCGTTGGGGTGGTGAACTTATGA